The following are from one region of the Polyangiaceae bacterium genome:
- a CDS encoding SRPBCC domain-containing protein — MNKQLQISTPSDTTIVLARAFNAPRHLVWEAMFTPDRMRRWMLPPPGWTMTTCSCVMRVGGALEVAWKSDEADPAMTLRGVFTEVSPHERAVHTEIMALGSGQLIGSLVEKHEFFDEGAFTTMRITQTYDSKEARDGALASGMDEGMEACYQQLDTELA; from the coding sequence ATGAACAAGCAGCTGCAGATCTCCACTCCCTCCGACACGACCATCGTCCTGGCCCGCGCGTTCAACGCCCCACGTCACCTCGTGTGGGAGGCAATGTTCACGCCGGACCGGATGCGTCGTTGGATGCTTCCCCCTCCCGGTTGGACCATGACCACTTGTAGCTGCGTCATGCGTGTGGGAGGCGCCCTCGAGGTGGCCTGGAAGAGCGACGAGGCGGATCCGGCCATGACGCTGCGAGGCGTGTTCACCGAGGTGAGCCCGCACGAGCGGGCCGTTCACACCGAGATCATGGCGCTCGGATCGGGCCAGCTGATCGGCTCGCTCGTGGAGAAGCACGAGTTCTTCGACGAAGGCGCTTTCACCACCATGCGCATCACGCAAACCTACGACTCCAAGGAAGCCCGCGACGGCGCCCTCGCGTCCGGCATGGATGAGGGCATGGAGGCCTGCTACCAGCAGCTCGATACCGAGCTCGCATGA
- a CDS encoding ribosome-binding factor A — translation MRTRIRNASRNDRKLAQLCAQIQEVLSFALGDSSDDRLHDLVVHSVTPAPDGARLLVTVMATNESDMSSLEETHGALESARPWLRRQVAAEISRKRTPDLAFCVLPHWDGEP, via the coding sequence GTGAGAACACGAATCAGAAACGCATCGAGAAACGACCGCAAGCTCGCGCAACTGTGCGCGCAGATTCAAGAGGTCCTGAGCTTTGCCCTGGGCGACAGCTCCGACGACCGCCTGCACGACCTGGTCGTGCATTCCGTGACCCCCGCGCCGGATGGCGCGCGACTGCTCGTCACCGTGATGGCGACGAACGAAAGTGACATGAGCTCCCTGGAAGAAACACACGGCGCGCTCGAAAGCGCGCGCCCTTGGCTCAGGCGGCAAGTGGCCGCCGAGATTTCTCGCAAGCGCACGCCGGACCTCGCGTTCTGCGTGCTCCCGCACTGGGACGGTGAACCATGA
- a CDS encoding SUMF1/EgtB/PvdO family nonheme iron enzyme has translation MCGADGTWGACDCGGGGSAGADGGSGTGGVAGSSAGAGGAAASGGQSGSGGSSGASGSAGAAGSGAGCPGTAGPTMVNIGAFCIDSTEVTRAQYAEFLIAKGSDLTGQPADCFNNLNFVPGLAVSETACATGAFDPTTNPNHPVTCVDWCDAATYCSWAGKRLCGDLAGGVPSGPPGAGEWYYVCSQGGTTDYPYGATSDPNACVTAPQSTALAQVKSKPGCSGLKSPFDDVFDLSGNAAEWAEKPPLNDPEAWGGSYLSLSAPACATHGKGKVLDKYPELGFRCCAGSN, from the coding sequence GTGTGCGGCGCGGACGGGACTTGGGGAGCGTGCGATTGCGGTGGTGGTGGCAGCGCAGGCGCGGATGGCGGTAGTGGCACCGGCGGTGTAGCGGGATCCTCGGCAGGTGCCGGCGGCGCCGCAGCGAGCGGCGGCCAGTCGGGAAGTGGTGGCAGCTCTGGTGCGAGCGGTAGCGCGGGCGCAGCGGGCAGCGGCGCGGGATGTCCCGGCACTGCCGGCCCCACGATGGTGAACATCGGCGCGTTCTGCATCGACTCCACGGAGGTCACGCGCGCGCAGTACGCGGAGTTCTTGATCGCGAAGGGGAGCGACCTCACGGGCCAACCCGCGGACTGCTTCAACAACCTGAACTTCGTGCCGGGGCTTGCAGTATCGGAGACTGCTTGCGCAACGGGCGCGTTTGATCCCACCACGAACCCCAATCACCCGGTTACCTGCGTCGATTGGTGCGACGCGGCGACCTACTGCTCCTGGGCCGGCAAGCGCCTGTGCGGGGACCTTGCCGGCGGTGTGCCATCCGGTCCGCCAGGTGCGGGGGAGTGGTACTACGTGTGCAGCCAAGGCGGCACGACGGACTACCCGTACGGCGCGACGTCGGATCCGAACGCGTGCGTTACGGCTCCCCAGAGCACGGCGCTCGCTCAAGTGAAGTCGAAGCCCGGGTGCAGCGGCCTGAAGTCACCCTTCGACGACGTCTTTGACCTGAGCGGGAATGCGGCGGAGTGGGCGGAGAAACCGCCACTGAACGACCCGGAAGCTTGGGGAGGGTCGTATCTAAGTCTGTCTGCGCCTGCGTGTGCCACTCACGGAAAAGGCAAGGTGCTGGATAAGTATCCGGAGCTTGGTTTCCGATGCTGTGCTGGTTCGAACTGA
- a CDS encoding 5,10-methylenetetrahydrofolate reductase yields MARVRALAPDGLVVYDIQDEPGRTGQARPFPFLPTVDPEKYAHGDLAELALPKIVYRSVGAQPREAFSSWLRAVATAPERQLSVFVGAPSRRSRGPGLSLLEAYAEAGAVPNLLFGGIAIAERHAEKEDEHARMLTKQSRGCRFFITQSVYDAASTKSLLSDYALSLQAHGRSPAPVVLTFSPCGSVRTLEFMKWLGISFPRWLENELRNSPDTLERSIDLCDSVFADVHQYAREKQLPIGINVESVSIRKAEIDASVELYTRLSARLDA; encoded by the coding sequence ATGGCCCGAGTGCGCGCGCTCGCGCCGGACGGGCTCGTCGTCTACGACATCCAAGACGAACCGGGCCGCACTGGCCAAGCCAGACCTTTCCCGTTCCTGCCCACGGTGGATCCCGAGAAGTACGCGCACGGCGACCTTGCCGAGCTGGCGCTTCCGAAGATCGTGTACCGATCCGTGGGCGCACAGCCGCGCGAGGCGTTTTCGAGCTGGCTCCGAGCAGTAGCAACGGCCCCCGAACGGCAACTCAGCGTCTTCGTCGGCGCGCCCAGCCGTCGGTCGCGCGGCCCGGGGCTTTCCCTGTTGGAGGCGTACGCGGAAGCGGGCGCTGTCCCCAACTTGCTGTTCGGTGGCATCGCCATCGCGGAGCGCCACGCCGAGAAGGAAGACGAGCACGCCCGAATGCTCACGAAGCAGAGCCGCGGTTGCCGCTTCTTCATCACGCAATCGGTGTACGACGCCGCGTCGACGAAGTCGCTTCTGTCCGACTACGCTCTATCACTGCAGGCACACGGCCGCTCGCCCGCTCCAGTGGTGCTCACGTTCTCGCCGTGCGGCTCGGTCCGCACCCTGGAGTTCATGAAGTGGCTCGGGATCTCGTTTCCTCGTTGGCTCGAGAACGAGCTCCGCAACTCGCCCGACACGCTGGAGCGATCGATCGACCTGTGCGACAGCGTGTTCGCGGACGTGCACCAGTACGCGCGTGAGAAACAGCTGCCCATCGGCATCAATGTGGAGAGCGTCTCGATCCGAAAGGCGGAGATCGATGCGTCGGTCGAACTCTACACACGGCTGAGCGCCCGTCTCGACGCATAG
- a CDS encoding carboxylesterase family protein yields the protein MHTTKWTVGLVIAVSAALAACGSSSDDGGPSTGGSGGAAGGGGSGGAVQSGTQIQIESGEVDGESADGVRAFRGIPYAEPPVGPRRFQAPEKIEPWSMPFDATGTPNTCPQLATGSNAFEGDEDCLTLNVWAPDPAPSAPLPTMVWIHGGAFTGGSAEEPTYEGDELVRTGNVVVVSMNYRLGPLGFLVHPALSGEAKNLGLRDQRLALEWVRDNVAAFGGDPKNVTIFGESAGGVSVCAHLTSSGSQGLFQRAISESGPCSALLPTLAQSEQQGADLAQAVGCTDEATAAECLRGKTAEELLKALPLKSGVFFGNGASWGPLNDGDVLSENPEDVILKQGANVPVIFGSNANEGDLFVYLAGLGTIGEPAYNTIAATFASDLGIPAQDLLDQYPTAAYPTPADALSDAIGDAGFVCPMRRAVRGITAHGGTAYLYHFTRAITLLGITKSFHGAELPFVFGKPLSTFTPDSPEDAALSKAMQGYWTAFAASADPGGTVAWPKYTETADEHLTLDHTIAVGSALKKDKCDFWDSI from the coding sequence ATGCATACGACGAAGTGGACGGTAGGCCTTGTGATCGCAGTGAGCGCAGCGCTCGCCGCGTGCGGATCGAGCTCTGACGACGGCGGCCCGAGCACGGGGGGCAGCGGCGGCGCCGCCGGCGGTGGTGGAAGCGGCGGCGCGGTCCAGAGCGGCACGCAGATCCAGATCGAGAGCGGCGAGGTGGACGGCGAGAGCGCAGATGGCGTTCGCGCTTTCAGGGGCATTCCGTATGCGGAGCCGCCCGTGGGGCCGCGGCGCTTTCAGGCGCCGGAGAAGATCGAGCCGTGGAGCATGCCGTTCGACGCGACCGGCACTCCGAACACGTGTCCGCAGCTGGCGACGGGTAGCAACGCCTTCGAAGGGGACGAAGATTGCCTGACGCTCAACGTGTGGGCGCCCGATCCGGCGCCCAGCGCGCCGCTACCCACCATGGTGTGGATCCACGGCGGTGCGTTCACCGGCGGCTCCGCGGAGGAACCGACCTACGAGGGCGACGAGCTGGTGCGCACCGGCAACGTCGTCGTCGTCAGCATGAACTACCGCCTGGGGCCCCTCGGTTTCTTGGTGCACCCCGCCCTCAGCGGCGAAGCCAAGAACTTGGGCCTGCGCGACCAGCGCTTGGCGCTCGAGTGGGTGCGGGACAACGTCGCGGCCTTCGGCGGCGATCCGAAGAACGTCACCATCTTCGGCGAGTCCGCCGGGGGCGTGAGCGTGTGCGCGCACCTCACCTCCTCCGGAAGCCAAGGGCTGTTCCAGCGCGCGATCTCCGAGAGCGGACCGTGCAGCGCGCTCCTGCCGACGCTGGCCCAGTCCGAGCAGCAGGGCGCGGATCTGGCGCAAGCCGTCGGCTGCACGGACGAAGCGACCGCGGCGGAGTGCCTGCGCGGCAAGACCGCCGAGGAATTGCTTAAGGCGCTACCGCTCAAGTCGGGCGTGTTCTTCGGCAACGGTGCGAGCTGGGGCCCGCTGAACGACGGCGACGTGCTGTCCGAAAACCCCGAGGACGTGATCCTGAAGCAGGGCGCGAACGTACCGGTCATCTTCGGCTCCAACGCGAACGAAGGAGATCTCTTCGTGTACCTCGCGGGGCTCGGCACCATCGGTGAGCCCGCGTACAACACCATTGCCGCCACCTTTGCGTCCGACCTGGGCATCCCGGCGCAGGATCTGCTCGACCAGTACCCCACGGCCGCGTACCCCACGCCGGCGGACGCCTTGAGCGACGCCATCGGCGATGCGGGCTTCGTGTGTCCGATGCGGCGCGCGGTGCGCGGCATTACCGCCCATGGCGGCACGGCGTACCTCTATCACTTCACGCGAGCCATCACGCTCTTGGGCATCACCAAGTCCTTCCACGGTGCGGAGCTCCCCTTCGTGTTCGGCAAGCCGCTCTCCACGTTCACGCCGGACAGCCCGGAAGACGCCGCCCTGTCCAAGGCCATGCAAGGCTATTGGACGGCGTTCGCGGCATCCGCGGATCCCGGCGGCACCGTGGCGTGGCCCAAGTACACGGAAACGGCCGACGAGCACCTCACGCTGGACCACACCATAGCGGTGGGCAGCGCCTTGAAGAAGGACAAGTGCGACTTCTGGGACTCGATCTGA
- a CDS encoding winged helix-turn-helix transcriptional regulator, whose amino-acid sequence MVLDTSPRLDRVFHALAHPARRAMIRQLSDGERNLSELAAPLKMTFPAATKHVRVLEGAKLVRRRVVGREHLCRLNAGPLKEAMLWTESFRQSWEARFGALDSLLDEMKAEDPSRGRRR is encoded by the coding sequence ATGGTTTTGGATACGTCCCCGCGGCTGGACCGGGTTTTCCATGCGCTGGCGCACCCAGCGCGGCGCGCGATGATTCGCCAGCTCTCGGATGGGGAGCGGAACCTCAGTGAGCTCGCGGCTCCGTTGAAGATGACGTTTCCCGCAGCCACCAAGCACGTGCGCGTGCTGGAGGGGGCCAAGCTCGTCCGTCGCCGCGTCGTCGGCCGCGAGCATCTTTGCCGCCTGAATGCCGGGCCGCTGAAGGAAGCGATGCTCTGGACGGAGTCGTTCCGTCAGAGCTGGGAAGCGCGGTTCGGAGCGCTGGACTCACTTCTCGACGAAATGAAGGCCGAGGACCCATCGCGGGGTCGTCGCCGTTGA